TAATATAGATATATTAGTACAGCATATGTTTCTGATACATATTTATTTTTTCATTATTAAAAATCAAATAGTAAATAATATATAAACTAAATAACCTATATAACAATATATAAAATAAACATTATTTCATTAAATTCAATATTTTGGTGATATTATGAAAATATCCGTATATGGTGCAGGTAATCAGGATTTATATATAAATAAGCTAAATTTGCCAGAAAACTATGGTGGGGAAGCCCCCTATGGGGGAAGTAGGATGGCAATAGAATTTGCCAAAGCAGGGCATGATGTAATTCTTGCAGAGCCGAATAAAAATATGTTAACAGAAGAACAGTGGAAAATTGTAGAGGATGCGGGTGTTAAAGTTATATCCGACGACATAGAAGCTGCAAAACATGCTGAAATAGCAGTGTTTTTCACACCATTTGGGAAAAGGACAATAGAAATAGCAAAAAATATAATGCCTCATTTACCACAAAATGCAGTAATCGCAAATACTTGTACAGTATCGCCCCCCATATTATATGCTGCATTGGAGGTGGAGCTCCGAACTAAAAGAAAAGATATAGGTATCTCATCTATGCATCCTGCAGCAGTTCCCGGAACCCCACAGCATGAGCATTATGTGATAAGTGGAATATCAACAAACGGGACAGCTTATGCATCAGAAGAACAAATAAATAAATGTGTTCAATTGGTGGAAAGTGTAGGTAAAAAAGTATATATTGTTCCAGCCGATGTTTCTTCAACTGTTGCTGATATGGGTTCCCTTGTAACTGCGGTTACTCTTGCAGGGATTTTAGACTATTACAGTATAGGTAAAAAAATAATAAAAGCACCTGAAAAAATGATTGAGCAGCAAATTATCATGACATTGCAAACCATGGCTTCACTTGTAGAGACCTCTGGCGTTAGGGGGTTATTGAAAGCTATTAACCCAGAACTATTAGTTAGAAGTTCTTCGTCAATGCACATAATAGAACAGCAAAAAGAATTGAGTGAATCATTGGAAGTATTAAAAAATTTAGATGAAAACTTGTCAAAAGAATCCCAAAATGCCACCATAAATCCAACCACTCTTGTTGCATCTCAGGCACTCGTAAAAGAAATAGAGACACTTATAGGAGGGGCTGCGGCAAATGGTGCTATTAAAAGAAGCATGCGAAAACTATTCACTGATAAATAATAAAATAAGTAATTGGGGCTATCGTATCATGTCAAAAGAGCCAAAAATCGTTGTTATGGGTTCCGAAAATGTGGGTAAAACTACAATTATGGAAAAATTAATAGGAAATATTGGAAAGGTTGAATACAATGGAACTACTGTGGAATAGATTATGGAAATATTATATTAAATAATAGGAAAATACATTTATTTGGGA
The window above is part of the Methanococcus aeolicus Nankai-3 genome. Proteins encoded here:
- a CDS encoding H(2)-dependent methylenetetrahydromethanopterin dehydrogenase-related protein yields the protein MKISVYGAGNQDLYINKLNLPENYGGEAPYGGSRMAIEFAKAGHDVILAEPNKNMLTEEQWKIVEDAGVKVISDDIEAAKHAEIAVFFTPFGKRTIEIAKNIMPHLPQNAVIANTCTVSPPILYAALEVELRTKRKDIGISSMHPAAVPGTPQHEHYVISGISTNGTAYASEEQINKCVQLVESVGKKVYIVPADVSSTVADMGSLVTAVTLAGILDYYSIGKKIIKAPEKMIEQQIIMTLQTMASLVETSGVRGLLKAINPELLVRSSSSMHIIEQQKELSESLEVLKNLDENLSKESQNATINPTTLVASQALVKEIETLIGGAAANGAIKRSMRKLFTDK
- a CDS encoding GTPase; the encoded protein is MSKEPKIVVMGSENVGKTTIMEKLIGNIGKVEYNGTTVE